A region from the Gossypium hirsutum isolate 1008001.06 chromosome A08, Gossypium_hirsutum_v2.1, whole genome shotgun sequence genome encodes:
- the LOC107938356 gene encoding dirigent protein 19 gives MARIPLLLASKFIFLSILSSSGVIRCTRGENNDDHGFIQSLDRESMGLKKEKLSHFRIYWHDIVSGRNATSIRVVRPSNASVTGFGIINMIDNPLTLGPNLSSKLVGRAQGFYALSSQEEVGLLMSMNFAFTEGKYNGSTITVLGRNPVFNKVREMRVIGGSGLFRFARGYVQARTNTLNLTTGDAIVEYTCYVMHY, from the coding sequence ATGGCTAGGATTCCTCTTCTCTTAGCTTCCAAATTCATCTTCTTATCCATTTTATCCTCCTCAGGCGTCATCCGATGCACCCGAGGCGAAAACAATGACGATCATGGCTTCATCCAGAGCCTTGACCGAGAGTCGATGGgcttaaaaaaagaaaagctaaGTCACTTTCGCATCTACTGGCACGACATTGTTAGTGGCCGCAATGCTACGTCGATACGAGTGGTTCGACCTTCTAACGCATCGGTAACAGGGTTCGGAATAATCAACATGATCGACAATCCATTAACCTTAGGGCCGAACCTAAGCTCGAAACTAGTGGGAAGAGCACAAGGGTTCTACGCACTCTCGTCACAAGAAGAAGTGGGATTGTTGATGTCGATGAACTTTGCTTTCACGGAAGGGAAATACAATGGTAGCACGATCACAGTGTTGGGGAGAAACCCAGTTTTCAACAAAGTGAGGGAAATGCGGGTGATCGGAGGCAGCGGACTTTTCCGATTCGCCCGAGGCTATGTTCAAGCAAGAACTAATACATTAAACTTGACAACCGgagatgccattgttgaatacacTTGTTATGTGATGCATTATTGA